The DNA segment AATTCAGCGATGGCGTGGGTTACTCTTGGATCGATGGTTTAAAGGCCCATGCCGCTGAGCAAGTAGACGACTTGCAACTGGCCAATGCGAAGTTCCGCTTCCCGTACAACACGCCAGAAACCAAGGAAGCCTATTTCTACCGTTGTTTCTTTGAAGAACATTATCCATTGCCAAGTGCCGCTGAAACGGTTCCCGGTGGCAAGTCGGTCGCCTGCTCTACTCCAGAAGCGCTAGCATGGGATGAAAGCCTACGTGGCATTATCGACCCATCGGGCCGCGCCGTACGCTCAGTGCATGCCGCCAGCTATTAATAATCGCTGACGCATGTCATCAAGATAAAAGCCACCCTAGGGTGGCTTTTATCTTTCACTCTTTAAGACTTGGATTTAGCTTGGCCACACGGCACCAAGCATAAATACGGCTTTGGAATATCACCTTAAGATCGAACAAATAACCTAGGCCGATATCGCCAGCGGTGCAATGGGCGTCACATCGTTAGCCTTGGCAATTTGCCCAGAAGACGTTGCAAGAAACGCCTTCCCCGCCTTTATCCCTTGCTGATAATCAATGCGTAAATCCGCATCTGTGCTGCCTAACAGCTTGCTCTGTAATGGCGCCTTCGCAAAAATCTGCACAATTTCAACATCATCGGGAGGATTGGCAATAAAATCTAACTCGGCTTGATAGGCCTCTTCATGCTGCACTAAGTAATCAATGGTCTTGGGGCAAAAACCAGAGACACAGATCCACGATTTAAGCTTATGTACCCAAGCCGATTGGGCTTGAAAGTCCTCATTGACTGTTCTCACGACCACAATTTTGCGGGCGCCACGTTTATACGCCTCACGCACGGGCAGCGGTGCCGCTAAGCCACCATCGAGGTAAAAGTCCTGCTCGAGTTCGAGTGTCGCATCGCTATGATTAGCAGATCCAATCCCTAACCAAGGCGTTAACTTGACCCCCTGTTTATATAAAAAAGGCAAGGCGCTAGAGGCTTTGAGTAACTCACGCCAGTGCTCATGACTGGTTGGACTCAAGAAATACCCTTGGCGATCAGACACTCGTGTAGTCGTAATAAGGAGTTCTCGCCCATTGAGGGATTGACTGGCCGCCGCTAAATCCAGCTTAAAGCTGCCACGCTGAGTCTGCTCGAAATACCAGTCGAGATCGATCACATTGGCACCAATCAGACCGCGCCCTAGTTGATAGAAACGTTTATGACGCGTTAGCCCTCGGATGAGTTTTTTGGCGTAACCCTTTTGTCTGGCTAAAAAACTGGTCAAGTTTTGCGAGCCTGCAGAGGTGCCAATCAATAAATCGAAGGGGTCAAATTCCGCCTCGAGCCAAGCATCGAGTACACCTGCGGTAAAAATGCCGCGCTGGCCACCACCTTCTGCAATTAACGCTACTTTCGGCGCGGTAACAGATTGAGAGGCAGAAGATAAATGGCTAATCGGCGGCATAACTGACCTTATCGCAACAGAGACGTAATGGGGAATAGATAAGCTCAGTCTAAACAAAGATTGTCACAGTAAAAAACGGATAGAATCTATCGTTGTAATCGATAAATAAAATATGAGAAGCGTTTCATGCGGATCATGGCATGGTTAGCAGCAAGGCTAAAACACTCATGCACATTAAAAGGCATAGCGGAATTTATATTTATATACAATCTGTTGCATAATCAATCTATGCCCGCGAATCATCACGCGGGCATAAATGACACTAGGAAGCTTTACGCTAGAACTTATGGGTCAATTCCAAGGTGACATTGCGTGGCTCACCGGGGAAATGGCCATTGCGCTCACTAAATCCGCTAACAGCATATTCCTTGTCGAAGATATTCTTCAGATTTACGCGCACTTGGGTTTGATCCCATTGGGTTGTCCAGCTCATATCAAACACTGTATGGGGTTTCACCGTTTGACCATTGAGGCTAAATTGCTCGCCCACATAGTCCATCCCAAAAGCAATGGCCGAATCAATCGCTTGAATATCGTAACGCGTCCATAAACCTGCTTGATGACGCGGCGCATTGGCAAAGTGTTTGCCGTCGCCAAAGGTGTTGGTCAAACTGTCGTTGGTCACGCCTTTAATCACTTCGGTATCGTTATAGGCATAGTTGGCCGTCACGGTAAGATTATCAGTGAGATCGCCCACCAGCGTCCATTCCACCCCTTGGCTGCGTACTTCGCCTAAATTGACCAAGTTAGGAATACCATCGTCATCCCCGGTATCTAAAGGGTTTGCCTGCGCCACATTTTGTTTTTCAATGCGGTAGAGTGCAAGCGTGGTCATAAACTGGCCATCGAGCCACTCGTTTTTCATCCCAAGCTCTATTTGATTACCAGTTTCGGGATCGAGTGCGCCGTCACTTTTAATGCTCTCTTGATCCGACAATGATGCCGGATTGAAACTCTCTGAGTAGTTCAAATAGAAAGACATAGATTCGATTGGACGATAATTCAGCCCAGCCCTTGGGGTAATGGCATTATCGCTAAAGGAGAATCCGGTCTTTTTGTCGTAATCATCAAACTGGCTAAAGCGTAGACCCGCAATTAAAGACCACTGCTCGTTGAAATGCAGATGTTCTTGCAGATAGAGGCCAAAACGGTTGGAGCGGGTACCGTCGGTATCCATGTCTTTTAACTGATAAGTACTCGGATTTGTTTCACCGTAATTCAGCTCAAAGATATTGAGATTACCCACGCCTTCCTTGCTCGTCGCCAACTTGTAATGGTATTCGGTTTCGACATAGTGATAATCACCACCAAACAGGAACTCATGCTCAAAACCTAAGGCATTAAAACGATAAACAAAATCGTTGGTTAAACTGATTTCGTCATTGGCACGGGATTGGACACGATATTCACGTTTGATGGTGCCATCGGCGCTGTTTGCCTTACCATCACCGTTCACATCGACCCAACCACGGGATTCATGATATTGCTGATCGGATTCATTATTCAGGTAACGAATTTGAGTTTTTACCGAAAAATCATCACTAAATTGATGATCGAGAATCGCTTGCAGCACCAAGGCATCCATTTTCTGGAAGTCGCTTTTCTCGTTGGCATTGTAGGAAGGGTCAACGAGGAAATTCCCCGCATCATCCACGGGTACACCACGTAACCGATTACCGCCCAAATCCTGTCTTATCAGATCGAATGTGGTGGTGAGCTTAGTATCGTCACTGATTTCATACAGTAAGCCACCTGCTACTTCGGCATTTAAACTATCGGCATTGTTACGGAAGCTATCTTCCTGTTGATAATAGCCCCCCAATCGATAGGCTAAATCCTCGGTTAAGCCACCGGTGAAATCCAGCGAGCCGC comes from the Shewanella mangrovisoli genome and includes:
- a CDS encoding patatin-like phospholipase family protein gives rise to the protein MPPISHLSSASQSVTAPKVALIAEGGGQRGIFTAGVLDAWLEAEFDPFDLLIGTSAGSQNLTSFLARQKGYAKKLIRGLTRHKRFYQLGRGLIGANVIDLDWYFEQTQRGSFKLDLAAASQSLNGRELLITTTRVSDRQGYFLSPTSHEHWRELLKASSALPFLYKQGVKLTPWLGIGSANHSDATLELEQDFYLDGGLAAPLPVREAYKRGARKIVVVRTVNEDFQAQSAWVHKLKSWICVSGFCPKTIDYLVQHEEAYQAELDFIANPPDDVEIVQIFAKAPLQSKLLGSTDADLRIDYQQGIKAGKAFLATSSGQIAKANDVTPIAPLAISA
- a CDS encoding TonB-dependent siderophore receptor, with the protein product MAQADIQTNTQASTQAETKAPERIVVRGRAMQMYVDKETEIGTKTAINVMELPQSVQVLTEQLIDDQAARNITDLYRSIAGVSEFSYSGVTFRGFRDDANVFYDGVRGDPYSGFSVPQLFNVQRVEVLKGPASALYGGGEPGGMINYVTKKPTFVERKELTLSTGSYDMMGGSLDFTGGLTEDLAYRLGGYYQQEDSFRNNADSLNAEVAGGLLYEISDDTKLTTTFDLIRQDLGGNRLRGVPVDDAGNFLVDPSYNANEKSDFQKMDALVLQAILDHQFSDDFSVKTQIRYLNNESDQQYHESRGWVDVNGDGKANSADGTIKREYRVQSRANDEISLTNDFVYRFNALGFEHEFLFGGDYHYVETEYHYKLATSKEGVGNLNIFELNYGETNPSTYQLKDMDTDGTRSNRFGLYLQEHLHFNEQWSLIAGLRFSQFDDYDKKTGFSFSDNAITPRAGLNYRPIESMSFYLNYSESFNPASLSDQESIKSDGALDPETGNQIELGMKNEWLDGQFMTTLALYRIEKQNVAQANPLDTGDDDGIPNLVNLGEVRSQGVEWTLVGDLTDNLTVTANYAYNDTEVIKGVTNDSLTNTFGDGKHFANAPRHQAGLWTRYDIQAIDSAIAFGMDYVGEQFSLNGQTVKPHTVFDMSWTTQWDQTQVRVNLKNIFDKEYAVSGFSERNGHFPGEPRNVTLELTHKF